In the Carboxydothermus hydrogenoformans Z-2901 genome, one interval contains:
- a CDS encoding class II glutamine amidotransferase, giving the protein MDRTFERIPSGCAISGIMSVTGKRISGEKIIASISLMHDRSNGLGGGFAAYGIYPEFADHYAFHLMYQSERGRTLTEEFLNKHFIIERGEPIPTRPVATITDPPLLWRYFLKVPEERLYKNHEPMDERDYVVEKVMYINDNIPDSYVASSGKNMGAFKGVGYPEDIGRFFRLEEYEGYLWTAHGRFPTNTPGWWGGAHPFTLLDWSVVHNGEISSYGINKRYLEMFGYKCTLMTDTEVVAYAVDLLHRRHDLPLEIVAKVLAAPFWKDIEKMEEEDRKLYTALRQVYGSALLNGPFSIIVANSKVMMGLNDRIKLRPMVWGRRGDFYYMASEESAIYEIEPALDEVHVSKGGEPVIVRLKEGE; this is encoded by the coding sequence ATGGACCGGACTTTTGAACGGATCCCTTCCGGATGTGCCATAAGCGGTATCATGAGTGTTACGGGTAAACGAATTTCGGGAGAAAAAATTATTGCTTCGATTTCCCTGATGCATGACCGGAGTAACGGTTTAGGAGGAGGTTTTGCCGCTTACGGCATTTATCCGGAATTTGCCGACCATTATGCCTTTCATTTAATGTATCAGTCGGAGAGGGGTAGAACTTTAACCGAGGAATTTTTAAATAAACATTTTATCATTGAGCGCGGGGAACCAATCCCAACCCGTCCGGTTGCGACCATTACCGATCCTCCACTTTTGTGGCGGTATTTCCTAAAGGTACCGGAAGAGCGCCTTTACAAAAACCACGAACCGATGGATGAACGGGATTATGTGGTGGAAAAGGTTATGTACATTAACGACAACATTCCCGATAGTTATGTGGCCTCTTCCGGGAAAAACATGGGTGCTTTTAAAGGAGTCGGCTATCCCGAAGACATTGGGCGATTTTTCCGTTTGGAAGAGTATGAAGGTTATTTGTGGACGGCTCATGGTCGTTTCCCGACCAATACCCCAGGCTGGTGGGGTGGAGCCCATCCTTTTACCCTGTTAGACTGGTCGGTGGTGCATAATGGCGAAATTTCTTCTTATGGCATAAATAAGCGTTATCTTGAGATGTTTGGCTATAAATGCACCTTAATGACCGACACCGAAGTGGTTGCTTATGCAGTGGATTTATTGCACCGCCGGCACGATTTACCTTTAGAAATTGTGGCTAAAGTGTTGGCTGCTCCCTTTTGGAAAGATATAGAGAAGATGGAGGAAGAAGATCGGAAACTTTATACGGCCCTACGGCAGGTGTACGGTTCTGCCCTTTTAAACGGACCCTTTAGCATCATCGTAGCCAACAGCAAAGTGATGATGGGCTTAAACGACCGGATTAAGCTTCGACCCATGGTCTGGGGACGACGGGGTGACTTTTATTACATGGCTTCCGAAGAAAGTGCCATTTATGAAATTGAACCGGCTTTAGACGAAGTTCATGTGTCTAAAGGCGGTGAGCCGGTAATCGTCCGGCTAAAGGAGGGTGAATAA
- a CDS encoding glutamate synthase-related protein: MANLIPPRFKVVIDYERCRKCKRCVINCGFGVYSFADRVIPDHKKCVSCQRCVAFCPEEAITIIENPNVFRPNSYWTMEDRINIMKQASSSGMLLTGMGNDRPYKNYFDHLLIDACQVTNPSIDPLREPMELTTYLGKKPDAVKVKVENGKVKLDTQIAPQIKLDTPIIFSPMSYGSISLNAHKALARAAKECGILMNTGEGGLHKELYPYKDWIIVQVASGRFGVNQEYLDHSAVVEIKIGQGAKPGIGGHLPGEKVNREVSETRMIPEGTDALSPAPHHDIYSIEDLAQLIYALKEATHYEKPVSVKIAAVHNVAAIASGIARAGADIIYIDGFRGGTGAAPTVIRDHIGIPIELAIAAVDDRLRAEGIRNSVSIVAAGGIRHSGDVAKAIALGADAVAIGTAALIAMGCHVCQMCHTGNCSWGIATQRPELTQRLDPDWAAQQLINLVKSWSLELKEILGALGLNAIESLRGSRERLRGIGLTDTELAILGVKHAGR; the protein is encoded by the coding sequence ATGGCGAACTTAATACCTCCCCGCTTTAAAGTAGTAATTGATTATGAAAGATGCCGGAAATGCAAAAGATGTGTTATAAACTGCGGTTTTGGCGTATATAGTTTTGCTGACAGGGTTATTCCCGATCATAAAAAGTGCGTTTCCTGCCAGCGGTGCGTGGCTTTTTGTCCGGAAGAAGCGATAACGATCATTGAAAACCCCAATGTTTTTCGGCCCAATAGCTACTGGACGATGGAAGACCGGATTAATATTATGAAGCAAGCTTCTTCCAGCGGTATGCTTTTAACCGGTATGGGGAATGACCGGCCTTATAAAAATTACTTTGACCATTTGTTAATCGATGCCTGCCAGGTAACGAACCCGTCCATTGACCCTTTAAGGGAACCGATGGAACTTACCACTTACCTTGGCAAAAAGCCGGATGCGGTAAAGGTTAAGGTGGAAAACGGTAAGGTAAAACTTGATACCCAAATTGCGCCGCAAATAAAGCTCGATACTCCGATTATCTTTTCTCCCATGTCCTACGGTTCGATTAGTTTGAATGCGCACAAAGCGTTGGCCCGGGCGGCCAAAGAGTGCGGGATTTTAATGAATACCGGTGAAGGTGGTCTTCATAAAGAGCTGTATCCTTATAAAGACTGGATAATCGTGCAGGTGGCATCCGGCCGTTTTGGGGTAAATCAGGAGTATCTCGACCATTCGGCGGTAGTTGAAATTAAAATAGGCCAGGGAGCAAAACCGGGTATTGGCGGACACCTTCCCGGGGAAAAGGTAAACCGGGAAGTTTCGGAAACCCGGATGATACCCGAAGGTACCGATGCCTTAAGCCCCGCTCCCCATCATGATATTTACTCCATTGAAGATTTAGCCCAGCTTATCTATGCCTTAAAAGAAGCTACCCATTACGAAAAACCGGTTTCGGTGAAAATTGCTGCCGTGCATAACGTGGCGGCTATTGCCAGCGGTATTGCCCGGGCCGGAGCCGACATTATTTATATAGACGGTTTCCGGGGCGGCACCGGGGCAGCACCAACTGTAATCCGGGATCATATCGGCATTCCGATTGAGCTGGCCATTGCAGCGGTGGATGACCGCCTGAGGGCCGAAGGTATTAGAAACAGCGTGTCCATAGTGGCAGCCGGCGGCATCAGGCATTCGGGGGATGTAGCAAAGGCCATTGCTCTCGGAGCCGATGCGGTGGCAATTGGTACCGCGGCTTTAATAGCCATGGGTTGCCATGTTTGCCAGATGTGTCACACCGGTAATTGTTCCTGGGGGATTGCCACCCAGCGGCCGGAGTTGACCCAGCGGCTTGACCCCGACTGGGCTGCTCAGCAGTTAATCAATCTCGTAAAAAGCTGGTCCTTGGAGTTAAAAGAAATTTTAGGAGCTCTTGGATTAAACGCTATTGAAAGCTTGAGGGGTAGCCGGGAGAGGTTAAGAGGTATAGGGCTTACCGATACTGAACTGGCCATTTTAGGCGTAAAACATGCCGGAAGGTAG
- a CDS encoding ANTAR domain-containing response regulator produces the protein MENLKVVLGIRDYTERKRFKEILRTMGVLIVGEGEEIRALINLSSRVCPDLVILDEKLGTTKTLPYTKIFYESRLCPVILYVEQLEWEYLEDFKKGPTLSLLVKPVTALSLMGAIYTALTNFNTYLDLVAQKEEMEKRLEERRLIDRAKALLIRWENLTEDEAYRYLREESRRQNISMGKVAKKIIEKYT, from the coding sequence TTGGAAAATTTGAAGGTGGTTTTGGGGATCAGGGATTATACTGAGAGAAAAAGGTTTAAGGAAATATTAAGAACCATGGGAGTTTTAATAGTAGGCGAGGGAGAGGAAATCCGAGCTCTGATAAATTTATCCTCCCGGGTTTGTCCCGATTTAGTAATCTTGGACGAAAAGCTGGGGACTACCAAAACCCTTCCCTATACCAAAATATTTTATGAAAGCCGGCTGTGTCCGGTAATTTTGTATGTGGAGCAACTGGAGTGGGAATACCTTGAAGATTTCAAAAAAGGCCCTACTTTAAGCCTATTGGTAAAGCCGGTAACGGCGTTAAGCTTAATGGGAGCAATTTATACCGCTTTGACCAACTTTAACACTTATTTAGACCTGGTTGCCCAGAAAGAAGAGATGGAAAAACGTTTAGAGGAAAGGCGGTTAATTGATCGGGCAAAAGCGCTACTGATTCGCTGGGAAAATTTGACGGAAGATGAGGCTTACCGTTATCTTCGGGAGGAAAGCCGCAGGCAGAATATTTCCATGGGCAAGGTGGCCAAAAAGATTATTGAAAAGTATACATAA
- a CDS encoding glutamine synthetase, translating into MEHMEFLEQLNTYSIKFLRLQFVDVAGNLKNVAVTSENVGEVLKKEMTFIHNGEKVLFEPDLESLTVLPWRPREGAVGRIYGNLLLPNDEQKIICPRKFFTRFNLPLEVAVEFSFYLQEKVQEKTPVDHAGLWDVSPLDLGENLRRDVVLTLEKMGIGVKYSGHGAHPGEQVLGLKPVKGNKLPDILTTAKFVVRTIAERHGLNASFFPYHHKKPGLSVKYTFLGEKEETEKLYQKIVTLLPEAEIIFRPLINDYYGYPQKPENFIFYDGDHIVLTVSPKANPYLVLSLLAIETNVNAQNPVLAADFGQALRRFSESTKLREFFGELFWRYLKIKQKSYFDFWSRVHEEGDNGD; encoded by the coding sequence ATGGAACATATGGAGTTTCTCGAACAGTTAAATACTTATAGCATAAAGTTTTTACGGCTGCAGTTTGTGGATGTTGCCGGAAATTTAAAAAATGTGGCGGTAACTTCGGAAAATGTGGGGGAAGTCTTAAAAAAGGAAATGACCTTTATCCATAATGGGGAGAAGGTCTTGTTTGAACCGGATTTAGAAAGTCTAACGGTTTTACCCTGGCGGCCGCGGGAAGGGGCGGTGGGAAGAATCTATGGTAATTTGCTCCTCCCGAATGATGAACAAAAGATAATTTGCCCGCGCAAATTTTTTACCCGGTTTAATTTACCCCTTGAGGTAGCGGTAGAATTTTCCTTTTATCTTCAGGAAAAAGTTCAGGAGAAAACGCCGGTAGATCATGCCGGGCTTTGGGACGTGTCTCCTCTGGATTTGGGAGAAAATTTACGCCGGGATGTGGTTTTAACTCTGGAGAAAATGGGAATAGGGGTTAAATATTCGGGACATGGTGCTCATCCCGGGGAACAGGTACTCGGGCTAAAACCGGTTAAGGGGAACAAGCTTCCCGATATTTTAACCACCGCCAAGTTTGTGGTCCGAACAATTGCCGAGCGCCACGGGCTTAACGCTTCCTTTTTCCCGTACCATCATAAAAAGCCCGGGCTTTCGGTTAAATACACCTTTTTGGGAGAAAAAGAAGAGACGGAAAAGCTTTATCAAAAAATCGTTACCCTGTTGCCCGAGGCGGAAATAATTTTCCGGCCGTTAATTAACGATTATTACGGTTATCCGCAAAAACCGGAAAACTTTATTTTTTATGATGGAGACCATATAGTTTTGACGGTAAGTCCTAAAGCCAACCCCTATTTAGTTTTAAGTTTACTGGCGATAGAAACTAATGTAAATGCTCAAAATCCAGTTCTGGCCGCGGATTTTGGGCAGGCTTTACGCCGTTTTTCCGAAAGTACCAAATTACGGGAATTTTTTGGTGAACTATTCTGGCGGTACTTAAAAATAAAGCAAAAAAGCTATTTCGATTTTTGGTCAAGGGTTCATGAGGAAGGCGATAATGGAGATTAA
- a CDS encoding FMN-binding glutamate synthase family protein, with amino-acid sequence MTFSLGLNGTEATRTKRRTGGDFSPYSGMCVTCLDGCVGYCEIAKSAIRGKEVIYPQPFGTTTSASQKDYPVDYSHFNIMGTAVGAVGIEADPDKAIFPAANIETAIGANKDIKCRFPAVIAGMGSTNVAANNWEHLAAGAALAGVPIVIGENVCGMDPDLELENGRVKRSPALEKRVKAFTEWYQGYGIVAVQANVEDTRLGVQEYAIEKLGVEAVEIKWGQGAKDIGGEVKLNTLERALQLKSRGYIVLPDPEDPAVQEAYKKGAFKEFERHSRIGMVDEESFHKRVEELRKAGAKYIFLKTGAYRPADLARAVKFASDARLDLLTVDGAGGGTGMSPWRMMNEWGIPTVYIQALLTKYLDRLAEKGAYIPPVAIAGGITLEDQVFKGIALSAPHVKVVGMARGPLAAAMVGKTVGERVKAGKVPTEYQKYGESLEQVFIFAEELKNKLGADLFAKLPVGAIGVYSYFERMAQGLKQFMTGARKFNLNAITRDDVAALTREAAEITGIKYIMDIDAEEAMKILG; translated from the coding sequence ATGACTTTTAGCCTTGGCTTAAATGGTACCGAGGCCACCAGGACCAAGAGGCGAACCGGAGGGGATTTTAGTCCCTACAGCGGGATGTGCGTTACCTGTCTTGACGGGTGCGTGGGCTACTGCGAAATCGCCAAATCGGCCATCCGCGGTAAAGAGGTGATTTATCCGCAGCCGTTCGGGACTACCACTTCCGCCTCCCAGAAGGACTACCCGGTCGATTATTCCCACTTTAATATTATGGGTACGGCGGTAGGGGCTGTCGGCATTGAAGCTGACCCGGATAAAGCGATTTTCCCGGCAGCCAACATTGAAACCGCTATTGGAGCTAATAAAGACATTAAGTGTCGCTTCCCGGCGGTGATTGCGGGTATGGGTTCCACCAATGTGGCCGCCAATAACTGGGAGCATTTAGCGGCGGGAGCGGCATTGGCGGGAGTACCCATCGTTATTGGGGAAAACGTTTGCGGCATGGATCCGGATTTAGAACTGGAAAATGGGCGGGTAAAACGTTCCCCGGCTCTGGAAAAAAGGGTTAAAGCGTTTACCGAGTGGTATCAAGGCTACGGAATTGTTGCCGTCCAGGCAAACGTGGAAGATACCCGTTTAGGGGTTCAGGAGTATGCTATAGAAAAACTTGGCGTTGAAGCGGTAGAGATTAAATGGGGACAGGGTGCCAAAGATATTGGCGGTGAGGTTAAATTAAATACCCTCGAGCGGGCACTGCAGCTTAAAAGCCGTGGGTATATCGTTCTGCCTGACCCGGAAGATCCGGCTGTTCAGGAAGCTTACAAAAAAGGAGCTTTTAAAGAATTTGAACGCCACTCCCGGATTGGCATGGTAGATGAGGAAAGCTTCCACAAGCGGGTAGAGGAATTGAGAAAAGCTGGGGCTAAATATATCTTCTTAAAAACCGGTGCATACAGACCGGCGGACTTAGCCCGGGCGGTGAAGTTTGCGTCCGATGCCAGGCTTGATTTATTGACGGTGGACGGTGCCGGCGGTGGAACCGGAATGAGCCCCTGGCGGATGATGAACGAATGGGGTATTCCGACTGTTTACATTCAGGCTTTGCTTACCAAGTACTTAGATCGCTTAGCCGAAAAAGGAGCATACATTCCTCCGGTAGCTATTGCTGGTGGCATTACTTTGGAGGATCAGGTGTTTAAAGGTATTGCCCTTTCCGCGCCCCACGTCAAGGTAGTGGGTATGGCCCGGGGACCTTTAGCCGCGGCTATGGTTGGTAAAACCGTGGGTGAGCGGGTTAAAGCCGGAAAAGTACCTACCGAATACCAAAAATACGGTGAATCCTTGGAGCAGGTGTTTATCTTTGCCGAAGAACTGAAAAATAAATTAGGTGCTGATCTATTTGCTAAGCTTCCTGTTGGAGCAATTGGTGTTTACTCCTATTTTGAACGGATGGCCCAGGGATTAAAGCAGTTCATGACCGGTGCCCGGAAGTTTAACTTGAACGCTATTACCCGGGATGATGTAGCGGCTTTAACCCGGGAAGCAGCAGAAATCACCGGCATTAAGTACATCATGGACATCGACGCCGAAGAGGCTATGAAAATCTTGGGCTAA
- the glnA gene encoding type I glutamate--ammonia ligase, whose protein sequence is MSPTKEDILKIVEEKGIRFIRLQFTDIYGIPKNVAITAEQLEKALDGELMFDGSSIDGFVRIEESDMYLKPDPSTFMILPWADQRYAEARLICDIYTYDGKPFSGCPRGNLKRILQEAKQMGIDEMYVGPEAEFFLFQTKEDGTLTTVTHDEAGYFDLAPVDRGENARRDMVLALEQMGFEVEASHHEVAPGQHEIDFKYDSAVRTADKVITFKTVVRKIAKKHGLHATFMPKPVYGIAGSGMHLNISLAAKGQNIFYDPSTPHQLSDIALYFIGGLLKHARAISAITNPLVNSYKRLVSGFEAPVYIAWSFRNRSPLIRIPAKRGPSTRIELRSPDPSANPYLAFAVCLKAGLDGIKNKIMPPPPCDRNIYHMDEEERKAWGIGNLPASLGEALKELEQDEVIREALGEHIFERYMEGKRLEWDTYRMQVHEWELKEYLVKY, encoded by the coding sequence ATGAGTCCTACCAAAGAAGATATTTTAAAAATAGTTGAGGAAAAAGGAATACGCTTTATAAGGTTGCAATTTACCGATATTTACGGGATTCCCAAAAATGTGGCCATAACTGCGGAGCAGTTAGAGAAAGCTTTGGATGGGGAGTTAATGTTTGATGGCTCCTCGATTGATGGTTTTGTTCGCATTGAAGAGTCGGATATGTACTTAAAGCCCGACCCTTCCACTTTTATGATTTTGCCCTGGGCGGACCAGCGGTATGCGGAAGCGAGATTAATTTGCGATATTTATACCTATGATGGAAAGCCTTTTTCCGGCTGTCCCCGGGGAAATTTAAAAAGAATCCTCCAGGAAGCAAAACAAATGGGGATTGATGAAATGTACGTGGGGCCGGAAGCGGAATTTTTCCTCTTTCAAACCAAAGAAGACGGTACGCTTACTACTGTTACCCATGATGAAGCCGGTTATTTTGACCTGGCTCCGGTAGACCGGGGAGAAAATGCCCGGCGGGATATGGTACTGGCTTTGGAACAAATGGGCTTTGAAGTGGAAGCTTCCCACCATGAAGTGGCTCCCGGTCAGCACGAGATCGACTTTAAATACGACTCGGCGGTGCGAACTGCCGATAAAGTTATTACCTTCAAGACGGTGGTACGGAAGATTGCCAAAAAACACGGGTTACATGCTACTTTTATGCCAAAGCCCGTTTACGGCATTGCCGGTTCGGGAATGCATTTAAATATTTCCCTGGCGGCTAAAGGACAAAATATCTTTTACGATCCCAGTACCCCCCATCAGTTAAGCGATATAGCATTGTATTTTATCGGTGGCTTATTAAAGCATGCCCGGGCAATTTCGGCCATAACCAATCCTCTGGTAAATTCATATAAACGACTGGTTTCCGGATTTGAAGCACCGGTCTATATTGCCTGGTCGTTTAGAAACAGAAGTCCTTTAATACGGATTCCGGCTAAAAGAGGACCCTCTACCCGGATTGAGTTGAGAAGTCCTGATCCCTCGGCCAATCCTTACCTGGCATTTGCGGTTTGCTTAAAAGCAGGTTTGGACGGCATTAAAAATAAAATTATGCCACCTCCTCCTTGCGACCGGAATATTTATCATATGGATGAAGAAGAAAGAAAAGCTTGGGGCATTGGTAATCTACCCGCCAGTTTGGGCGAAGCCTTAAAGGAGTTGGAGCAGGATGAAGTAATCCGCGAAGCTTTGGGGGAACATATTTTTGAGCGGTATATGGAAGGTAAGCGCCTGGAATGGGATACTTACCGCATGCAGGTTCATGAATGGGAATTAAAGGAATATTTAGTGAAGTATTAA
- the lpdA gene encoding dihydrolipoyl dehydrogenase: MYDVAILGGGPGGYVAAIRAAQLGLSVVVVEKDELGGTCLNRGCIPTKALVSTAERLHQIKNSAAFGIEVTGYNFNFQKAAERKNQVVERLVKGIHYLFKKSKITLIKGTGKLTGKNEITVETSDGLEKVEAKNIILATGSKPALISALGYDGERVITSDEALNLEKLPAEMVIIGGGVIGSEFATIFSEMGVKVTIVELLPSILANTDKEVSRYLTTLFKKRGIQVKTKVAVKEVKKGEKVTVVLENGEELVTDMVLISIGRVLNTKDIGLEEVGVALGPKGEVLVDEYLRTNVENIYAIGDITSKMQLAHVASAQGIRVVENLVGEPQPMSYDVVPGCIFTLPEIAMVGLTSQEAEEKGIKIITGKFPFQASGKAVAMEETEGFVKIIADFYTHRILGGHIVGPHATDLIGEIALAVQKGLTLEEVAHTIHAHPSLPEAVMEAAEAALNRAIHI; encoded by the coding sequence ATGTACGACGTAGCAATTTTAGGTGGCGGCCCCGGTGGTTATGTGGCAGCAATTAGAGCAGCTCAACTGGGGTTATCGGTAGTAGTAGTGGAAAAAGATGAACTGGGTGGTACCTGTTTAAATCGCGGCTGTATTCCTACCAAAGCTCTTGTCTCTACAGCAGAACGGCTTCATCAAATAAAAAATTCCGCCGCTTTTGGGATTGAGGTTACCGGTTACAATTTTAATTTTCAAAAAGCTGCCGAACGGAAAAACCAGGTGGTAGAACGCTTGGTTAAAGGAATTCACTATCTTTTTAAGAAGAGCAAAATTACCTTGATTAAAGGAACCGGCAAATTAACCGGTAAAAATGAGATAACGGTCGAAACTTCTGATGGCCTGGAAAAGGTTGAAGCTAAAAATATAATCTTAGCCACTGGCTCAAAACCGGCATTAATTTCAGCTCTTGGCTACGATGGGGAAAGGGTTATTACCAGTGATGAAGCTTTAAACCTGGAAAAACTTCCCGCGGAAATGGTCATCATTGGTGGTGGGGTAATTGGGTCGGAATTTGCCACTATTTTTTCCGAAATGGGTGTTAAAGTGACCATTGTGGAACTTTTGCCATCAATCTTGGCAAATACCGATAAAGAGGTAAGCCGTTATTTAACCACTTTATTTAAGAAACGGGGAATTCAGGTTAAAACCAAAGTAGCGGTAAAAGAAGTTAAAAAAGGTGAAAAAGTTACGGTGGTTTTAGAAAACGGCGAGGAACTTGTTACCGACATGGTCTTAATTTCCATTGGCCGCGTACTAAATACCAAAGACATTGGTCTGGAGGAAGTGGGAGTAGCTCTGGGTCCCAAGGGAGAAGTTTTAGTGGATGAATATTTAAGAACAAATGTTGAAAACATCTATGCCATTGGCGATATAACCAGTAAAATGCAGCTGGCTCATGTGGCTTCGGCTCAAGGGATCCGGGTGGTGGAAAATTTAGTGGGTGAACCCCAACCAATGAGTTACGATGTAGTCCCCGGTTGTATTTTTACTTTACCGGAAATAGCCATGGTGGGTTTGACCAGCCAGGAAGCGGAAGAAAAAGGAATTAAAATTATTACCGGTAAATTTCCCTTCCAGGCTTCCGGGAAAGCGGTGGCGATGGAAGAAACGGAAGGTTTTGTGAAAATTATCGCTGACTTTTATACTCACCGGATCTTAGGCGGACATATAGTTGGACCTCATGCAACGGATCTAATTGGCGAGATAGCTTTGGCGGTTCAGAAAGGACTGACCCTGGAGGAAGTTGCCCATACCATTCATGCCCATCCGAGCTTACCTGAAGCGGTGATGGAAGCGGCGGAAGCGGCTTTAAATAGAGCTATTCACATTTAA
- a CDS encoding heterodisulfide reductase-related iron-sulfur binding cluster: MKKITVFWGCQIPGRLTFLEKSTRLGLAALGYEINDIPEFGCCPEKSLIKNEDEKLWLLTAARNLALAEREGYPLVVACNGCSSTLKTAYVKLKGNPKLLAEVNEKLWEFGLKLGGSLKVYHLIEFLADEVGAGVIKQRVQKPLRGLKIGVHPGCHQNRPSPAASFEDPLNPRKYDILVQALGATTVEYQSKLMCCGNNLTLAGKLDDGWRMARVKIQELTNLRADALTVTCPACFMQFDQKQALYARQGDILNLPVLTYMELLALALGIEAEELNLKEHRVDPSPVLRKAGIINEPLPFNEEVLKRCLTCGACEYDCPSARTGVMSPQGIIKRFLNGEIEELINSSEIWECVECHTCLEYCPQRFGMEKVFTWLKHQAMVRETYPNSLKSGYEMFVKTGRLAKIDDRQRQKLGLPSLSSQEPRQFVEKLL, encoded by the coding sequence ATGAAAAAAATTACAGTCTTTTGGGGTTGCCAAATCCCCGGTCGCCTGACTTTTCTGGAAAAAAGTACCCGTTTGGGACTTGCCGCTTTGGGATATGAAATTAACGATATTCCGGAGTTCGGCTGCTGTCCGGAAAAAAGTTTAATAAAAAATGAAGATGAGAAGCTCTGGCTTTTAACTGCTGCTCGCAACCTGGCTTTGGCGGAAAGGGAAGGGTATCCTTTAGTGGTAGCCTGTAACGGGTGTTCTTCTACCCTGAAAACCGCTTATGTAAAATTAAAAGGGAACCCCAAGCTTTTAGCTGAGGTAAATGAGAAGCTTTGGGAATTCGGGTTAAAGCTTGGGGGAAGTTTAAAAGTATACCACTTAATTGAATTTTTAGCCGATGAGGTCGGGGCGGGGGTAATAAAACAGCGGGTGCAAAAACCTTTACGCGGTCTAAAAATAGGGGTGCATCCCGGTTGTCACCAGAACCGGCCTTCCCCGGCGGCTTCCTTTGAAGATCCGTTAAATCCACGAAAATACGATATCCTGGTACAAGCTTTAGGGGCCACTACCGTTGAATATCAGTCAAAGTTAATGTGCTGTGGCAACAACTTAACTTTAGCGGGAAAATTAGACGACGGCTGGCGGATGGCCCGGGTGAAAATTCAGGAGCTTACCAACCTCAGAGCCGATGCTTTAACGGTTACTTGCCCGGCATGTTTTATGCAGTTTGACCAGAAGCAGGCGCTTTATGCCCGGCAGGGAGATATTCTTAATTTACCGGTTTTGACTTACATGGAGCTGTTAGCTTTAGCTTTAGGGATTGAGGCGGAAGAGTTAAATTTAAAAGAACATCGGGTTGACCCATCCCCCGTCTTACGAAAAGCAGGAATAATTAACGAGCCCCTTCCCTTTAATGAAGAAGTGCTAAAACGGTGCTTAACCTGCGGTGCCTGTGAATACGATTGTCCTTCAGCTCGCACGGGAGTGATGTCGCCCCAGGGAATAATTAAGCGGTTTTTAAACGGAGAGATTGAAGAACTTATTAATTCTTCGGAAATATGGGAATGCGTTGAATGCCATACCTGTTTGGAATACTGTCCGCAAAGATTTGGCATGGAAAAGGTGTTTACCTGGCTAAAACACCAGGCGATGGTTAGGGAAACGTATCCTAATTCCTTGAAATCGGGTTATGAAATGTTTGTAAAAACCGGCAGGCTGGCGAAAATTGATGACCGTCAGCGACAAAAGCTGGGACTTCCTTCCCTTTCCTCCCAGGAACCGAGGCAATTTGTAGAAAAGCTGCTGTAG
- a CDS encoding CopG family ribbon-helix-helix protein produces MASLKKVVVAVPSNLLEEVDKTAALEKISRSEVVRQALKLYLDEKKRKMLREEMIKGYKEMAKINLNLALEGFYYEADGYMEVK; encoded by the coding sequence GTGGCGTCATTAAAAAAAGTTGTGGTGGCTGTACCTTCAAATCTTTTGGAAGAAGTTGATAAAACTGCGGCGTTGGAGAAAATCAGTCGAAGTGAAGTTGTCCGTCAAGCTTTAAAGTTATATTTGGATGAAAAAAAACGTAAAATGTTAAGGGAAGAGATGATTAAGGGCTATAAGGAAATGGCCAAGATCAACCTGAACTTAGCTTTAGAAGGTTTTTATTACGAAGCGGACGGTTATATGGAGGTTAAATAA
- a CDS encoding type II toxin-antitoxin system PemK/MazF family toxin, with translation MEIRRGDIFYANLSPVVGSEQGGTRPVLILQNDIGNLYSPTTIIAAITSQINKAKLPTHVEISAEESGLEKDSVILLEQIRTIDKSRLKEKVSSLNKELMRKVNQALEISLGLVEI, from the coding sequence ATGGAGATCAGACGGGGAGATATTTTTTACGCGAATTTAAGCCCCGTAGTTGGTTCGGAACAGGGCGGTACCCGTCCGGTGTTAATTTTGCAAAATGATATCGGCAATTTGTACAGCCCAACTACCATTATTGCCGCAATAACTTCCCAAATTAACAAAGCCAAGCTGCCAACCCATGTAGAAATCTCGGCGGAGGAATCCGGGTTGGAAAAAGATTCGGTAATATTACTGGAGCAGATTCGCACCATAGACAAAAGCCGTCTTAAAGAAAAGGTTTCTTCATTAAATAAGGAATTAATGCGGAAGGTCAATCAAGCACTGGAAATAAGCCTCGGACTGGTGGAAATTTAG